Part of the Leptodactylus fuscus isolate aLepFus1 chromosome 6, aLepFus1.hap2, whole genome shotgun sequence genome, ggccgcgtagtgtgttactgatggtaggctttgttacattggtcccagctctctgcagttcattcactaggtccccccgcatggttctggaatttttgctcaccgttcttgtgatcattttgaccccacgggtgAGATCTTACTGTGAGTCCCAgattgagggagattatcagtggtcttgtatgtcttccattttctaattattgctcccacagttgatttcttcaatccaagctggttgcctattgcagattcagtcttcccagccctggcagggctacaattttgtttcttgtGTCCTTCgatagctctttggtcttcaccatagtggagtttggagtctgactgagaTTGTGGACAGGGGTCTTttataaacaggtgccattactacaggtaatgagtggaggacagaggagcctcttaaagaagaagttacaggtctgtgagagccagaaatctcgcttgtttgtaggtgaccaaatacttattttccaccataatttgtaaataaattctttccaaatcagactggatttgttttctcattttgtctctcatagttgaggccaCCTATAATGTCAATTCCAGGCCAACCTCATCTTTtaaagtgggagaacttgcacaattggtggctgaccaAATACTTTTTTCCCCCTGTAGGTGTTTGAGGTAATCCTCCATTTTGTATCTGTCATCCATTTTGTGTTCTTTTACATAAGAATGTTATTCTGGATGTTAAGCCAAGGTGCTTAGGAATGCGGACACAGTATCTTCATGCATAACCATACTTTGAGGAAACCCGTTATATCCCTGACACAGGTGTGGGGGAAAGTTCTGTAAATAATGCTTATAGAAGATAGATGTGTACATGCAATacactggtgtaagtggccacaagagaaTCACCACAAACATGCACAGTCAGCCCGATGGCACGCGTTGACTGCACGTGTGACATTTAAATTCAGAAGAAACCTTCGGAAAAAGACATTGCAGAGGACGCGGCGgtgaggcgtgccagaagaagatggaggcggtgctggagaattttctcgcagcactggggacgtccctaaactaatttgcatactgaagaaagccgggatatctactgaacggtggcacggagaagacatctaaaagtaggagaagaatagcctttcttaaggctattcctatgtggtagtcttaaaaaatgggatgctaatgatagaatccctttaatagattaTTTCTGTCAGTAAACAAAATTAAGTgattgaagaaaagagaaatctaaatcccatcaatatttggtgtgacccttCATTGCTCTCCATCATTTCTTCtgggtacacttgcagacagtttttggaggatctcggcagggaggttgttcctactattttggagaactaagcacagatcttctgtggatgtaggcttgctccaatccttctgtctctgtgtaatatcagacagactggatgatgttgagatcagggctctgtgagggccgtatcatcacttccaggactcctcctccaaagggcggtcATAATAAATATTGAGTTACATTTTTCTTCCATCCATTCAATACAGATTTTggatttttctgttttgtttttttttcctttttttggaaaattctgaATTCCCGGAGGGGCGTACCACATTCAGGTCCATTTCTGATCCAGAGGAAGAGTGAATACAGAGAACATCTTTCTCTTTAAAGGATGTAACATGGCCATGCATTACAAAGACCGCACAATGGGGGGAGTATATTAAAATTGGCCTCCTAATAAGGCTTTTATCACACAATAGTGTTtgatgtcagtgtgctagctgtgttatAACATACCGCCCCATTCTAAATATAGGATCTATTCAACACAACCGTCATTTTAATGCTCCCTGTGACCAATTTGTGTCAAAGTAAAACTTGCCATTTCCCGGTCAATTTCACGTATCCCTCGGTAATATCTACAACGCGTACTTTTTTATGGTCGAGTACACGGTACTGTTATTCAAATAAGCCCTAATTCTGACCCATCTCGGGAGGTCCCGAGCACTAGAGCAGAATTATACAGTAGTCAGGcctgttttctggtgtgagttatagtaatTCTGACAGGTATCCCTGGCCCGCTCTGCCCATCTTCTGCCCCACATCTATGCCTGTTTTCACAGTAGACAGAATAGTAAATTCCCAGAGTGATTTCAGTGGGAATCATGTACTACTTAGTTTCTCctgcgggggcactgcagggGATCTAAACACTTGCTGCCAGGCTACTGATCCCTGGGGTCTGAGAAGTGTTACTTCAGGTGACCCTTCTAAAAGAGTCCCTTTTTATATCCTGACAGAATGGTATCACAGGCCATGGACTGTGTATACCTCCGATATAGGGtatcatttatttttacatttcataGTCCGTACAAATGAATATATGTAAACCATTGCTACGTATAGAGCACAGTATAGGCCGGGCCTCAGCATTTATCTAAGTATTACAGCACATCTTCCCTATCTGATCATTCGGACATATGTCTAATATATATAGCCCATTAATCTGTGTGTATATCTCAGGAGGGAATGAaactgcaaatccttgtgttttcCTACCACATCATATTGACCTTTACTCCTCAAGTTCCATATGTTAACCTGCAGATACAGCTTATCTCCACTGATAAACTATAGGTTGTGCCTGTGCCCAGGGGTATAAAGCTGGAGCAATGCACAGCATAGATCTCATGAGCAACTGACCGGCAAAGAGAAGGTAAGAGCTCGCACAACCCTACCTGGACATGACTTGAATtatctatagatggagcagagctgactTTGCTATAGCACACTGGATGCATCATACTAACCCTATAAATCAAATATATTATGCGAGTTGCCTTGAATGACAAACCCGATTCTGTATTTCgttatactgtattgtatgtaTTTTCCTATAACAGTGTCAGAGTCCTTGATTATATAGTCTGACGTGCTGATCTAGATATACAGACAATACATATAGAGTGCATGGTATAGCTAGTATGGAATACATTAAATGGGGGGGATTACAAATCTGGACATTAAATTCactttaatattctgtataactCACTTCTATTGTCTCTAGCTATGGTTTATAGTTGGAGGAAAGTTATTTTGTTAATATAATATGTGATATAATTTTCCATAGACATTGATTGTTGTTACAatgataaaatacattttatttatcgcATTAAATTTGCCGATTTCTGAGCAGATCGATAATTTTGTTAGAAAAGTTCCAGTGTAACTTATTTTTTTCATCTATATCCCTGTTCATGTTGGGTTTCAGGGTCCAATGGGCGGAGCTAATCAGTGTCTGGTAGCTTCTATATGTGTGCATTGAGAAATAGCACCGCCTACCAGACCCCTAAATGCAATATTTAACTGGATAAATGACAGGCTTTACTGAATCTTTCCCTTCAAAATTATATcttaatctgctcagctcctcctgctctataacatactagtCTGCATTTTCAGTAGAGTAGTTTCCCTTTAAGatcattttttacatttacatCTTGTAACATTGTGGGTACTTTATATCGTAGACCTTTGGAACAAGTGTCTCTAAAGCTATTGAGATATAATGCGCTATTTAATGTTACTTAGACTTATTTCTGGGGTTCCCAGGTCTTCTCTGGGGTGTTTATATGTGACAGTATATCACACTGTGTATattcattatattgtatattaggtTATTAAGTGTATCTTAAAATATAAGCACTAGAAACAATTATATCTTTACTATAGAAAGTAGCCACAATAGCTCATACTAGCCAAACCATAAacccccatctgtagacagcTGTTTGGGTGTCTTTGACCCTCTTCAGTACAGAGCAGGGTACTGATAGGCTAGAGCAGATGTCTTGGATGTAGCCCAGGGACTGTTCCTTATCAATACCCCCCTCCTTCCCGTGCTAAGTAGCCACAAATACAAGTCCATTACCTTTTTGTATACTTTGGGTAAGCTGTAAGTGAGGTTGACATTATAAAAGTCAAGACCTAGAACATGACTAATGTTCCATACAAATGTGTCTTTGTCATAGGTTGGTGACAAGATTTTGCAGCCATGAGAGTTTTTGTGGTTCTCGCACTCCTGTTCCTCACAGGTAAGTAGCTGTAACTAAATCTGTTCTCTATTCCTTTATTTCTGAGACCAGTCTGTGACATCTCAGTATGTTTTGTATCCTGCACCACCCTTAGTGGTATTCTTTGCcatctgtagggttataggttggacttcatggacttgtgtcttcttccaaccTCATGTACTATGTTACTATCTACTTCCTATAACACACAACCCTTTGTCTTACCATCAGGAACCCAAGCCCGTTACCCATGGCAGCGGGATGAACCCCAATCCCATGCTCAACATGTCCGGGAAGTCATTGAAAGCTACTTGACTAAAGTACGAGATCTCGGTAGAGAGGCTGTATCACAGGCGGAGTCTTCAGATCTTGGAAAACAGCTTGAGTAAGTAGCTATGGGGAAACTTTACTTGAAGGAAAAGACTTAGGAGCTCcagtggttttgagggctgtttAAAGGTAGCCATTTAATAGCtgtcgagcatgcatgtgttctgaacaTGAAGAAAGGAATTGTCCTCTGGCATTATATTAGGTCCTCCAAGAACAAAAGGAATTGGCATATAAACTTCCTTCTTTTCCCAACATTCCCCTAGAAGACAACCCCTTGTTCATCTTTGGTGACCCCTCCAAAATCGATTTGTACGACTCATGCTAACCTAAttgtttctgtattttcatttttACCTTTTCTAGTAGAATAAATTTAATATCTTTTGTTCCTTCAGTCTGAAAATCACTGAGAAGTTTGACACCCTGAGCAGTAATGCATTGAACCTGAAGAAACAAATCAACCCATATGTGGACAGACTCAAAGAGCACATTTCTGCAGAACTGGAGAAAGACATCCCTCTTCTCAGAGAAAAGATCCGTCCCATTATTGAAAACTTCCAGAAAAACTGGGCTGAAGAACTCAAGGCTTTCAGAGAGAAGGTGACACCTTTGGGAGACGAGTTGAAGAAACAAACCAAAGAAAACCTTGAAGCCTTCTACAAGAAGCTGCAGCCAGTGGCTGAAGATTACAGAGAGAAGATGCGTTCTAAGGTTGACTCCCTTCGTGCCGACCTGGCTCCATACAGCGATGAGGTGAGGCAGAAGATCATCCAGAAACTGGAAGAACTCAGAGCTAACGCTGGTCCCAAGGCAGAGGAATACAAAGCTCAAATCTCCCAATATATTGAAACCCTGAAGGAAAGGTTTGGACCTATTGCTGAGGATCTCAAGACACGTCTGTTGCCCCATGCAGAAGAAGCTAAAGCCAAACTTGCCAAACTTTGGGAAGCTGTGAGGGCCAGACTTCAGCAGAGTGCATAGGAAGTTTCTATGTAATGACTGTGTGATGACATGGTGCTCCAGGTGTAATTCCTTGACTGATCCAGAGCTTCCAGGGTCTTCAGGAGAGGAGGATACATTAAGAAGCTGCTAACCCTAAAGTCTTAGCTACAAATATATCAGAAAGATGTGAACTTTATCCATTGATGACATGATACCGACCTTCTCTCCTAAGACCATGTCCCTATCATCTTTCACATCGGTCTGAAAATAAAATTTATTGGAGAAACAtgattttgtttttgtgttttgatGTTTTTCAATATGTCATGACATAAAATAATAGGCAAACCTGTggtcagtgtcggactgggatgtctagggctcaCCAGTGTACTGAGACAGCTCAGCTACAGATAATAACATGTTGGGTGCCATGCCCATGCATGGCccctggaattgttaacattacctgtagctgcactgtcatggaaaagctgatctgtagaggtcctggctgtcagactcgcgcttatgtaatattgatggcctatcctaagaactggtcatcaatattagaaaaatggataaatcctttaaagaggttgtccagaaattggagcaacccatttgatgggtgggaggtgtaaaatataaaatgaaGAAGCCTACTCACCTGTGCCCAGCGCTCCATTGTCTGCTGCCAGAGTCCATTCTGTCTCATCCATGTTCTttttgggagtcctgcacctcatttgaccactgagaccaattaggcaCAGGagttacaggatttccagaaatgagaccgaaCAGGCGGAGGACAGCGATGTGCTGTGGACAGGTGtgtatgtttttaatttttaattttaaaccTCTCTGACCACCATAGGGGTCTCTCcaacatctttaaaggggctATGGCTCCTTCACTGGTTCCTCATTCTATATGTACATTGGGTTGGGGCAGCGAAAGGGGCTAAAATCCTATGGggtggcattaaactgtgtgggtcaCTAGGgggaaatattaaaggggttgtcggacTTAACTTTTTTCTGGTCTAACTCAAGGATAGGCCAGaaatacctgatcagtagggggtttACATGTGGTCCCATAAGCTGAAAGAAAGCTCCGTCTGCTGTATGGTGACCGGCATCATCACTGCAATTCAGCTACTACTCACTTTAATAAGTGCTGAAATGCAGTGAAGTTGCCTGATCTCTATAAGGTGGATGGAGctttcttcttccagctgtattgtgtacaggatgggTGCTGGAAGCGGCTACTATATAGCTGATCAGTGAAGGTCCCGGGTGTCAGCTCCCTGATGATCAGGTATTAATGTCCTATCCTGAGGCTAGATTATTggaccccatcactgccccctcacaatagtagTCCCGTCACTGGTCCCCCTTATATCAGCATTAGGTCTTTACTTACCTGTGGTCTCTGACGTCCTGCTCCTTCTTGCTCCAGACACACTGTAAAGATATCATGTGTGTGTAGAACAGGAAAGAGTGGGTGGGGCCAAAGAGCATACAGGTAAGTATTTATACCTACCCCTCATCCCATGCAGCttgagcctgtggcctacaagtcgGGGAATGGTAGAGTAGGAAGCCTGTGGCTTCCTACTCTACCAGTAGCAGAACCAGGTTGGGGCGCCACTTCTCCCCGGTTCTGTGATCCGTTTGTATTTTTAACAACCATATTGGCAGAACCGGGGAGAACTGGCTGCATTCATTTACCGATCTACGCTCCTACTGCGGTCTAATCTTCACAActtcagccttcaatgggccCTGAGAGTTGCACATCATGTTGCGATGATGTGTGGTGCACAGGAGACTCCtgaaggctgaaaaaaaaaagactgcagtgagcaggagcagggataagTAAATTAATAGGAGCCAATATCAGACCTCCACTGCTTattaaaaaaagaagtgagagtcCGGTAGGGCCCCCTAAAGGCACAGGGCTGGCCCCGATGGGCCAGTCCAAATCTGCCTGTGGTCTCAACCTGATGAAGCAATACAGAGACAATCATCTTTTTACTGATATCCAAATCAGCTGGCAAGTGCATCAGCGGAgatgccagatttgcctacagatggTCGTAATGGTGGCAGAGGTTgaaaatgtaatttatttgtcATTGGCCAGTGATTCCAGAGGAGagcctacacacttgagactgtttgtaggcaaatctggcaacattttctccactcatggttagtggttggttgaagccatttattgtcaaacttctgtgttttctctttgtaAATCataatgaccctgttcaaaagttcacatgaTCCAGTTCTCAATAGCATGTATTTGTGGTTGGAAAGTGGCATAATGTAAAAAAGTTCAAGGtgtatgaatacttttacaagccacTGTACATGCTCACTGTGTTGATTGGTGATATGGTGTGGACCACACTCAACATGGATCAGAGGAAGCGAAGGAAAGAATTGTCTCAGGatcttagaaagaaaattatagacaaaCATGGTAAAGGTTGTAAGATGATCTCCAAGCAGTTTGAAGTTCCTGTGACCACAGTTGTACATATTATTCCGAAATTTAAGATCCATGGGCTTGTAGCCGACCTTCCTGGACGTGGCCACAggaggaaaattgatgacaaatcaaagagaCGGATAATACGAATGGTAACAAAAGAGCCCAGAAAAGGTTCTaaagaggttaaagggattctatcatttagaaaccctttttacaattgatacacataggaatagtcttaagaatgaaagattatgtagataatctgttttcccttagcccaaacagcagcacaagatggggtattcctgcccctgtgttctgttaggacaggtggaacttttaataaactaacaagttaccctcccataaaaggtcccggagacctccccctccctgtgttagtctccaagtaccatacagACTCTAATTAACTTATCCATACTAAGAaaaaaagggagggagctttgtgctgctgcttgagctaagggaaaacagattatctacataatctttcattccccctacgcccaaacagcagcacaagatggggatttaacaagtaataccccttctagggagggcgatcctgacaagcagaggtcaggatagaataaccaaaggactatgccagtccaatctatagtgcctggcgaaagtcaagtgggaagaccaagatgcagctgcacagatctggtctactgagagggactgcctctctgcccaggatgcagccaccgacctggtagcgtgggctcgcaaaaattctgGAACCTGCAGCCCCTGTGTCTgcaaggccactgagatggcttctctgatccaccttgacagggtaggtttggacgccttaacacctctgttgtgaccaaaaaaattgataaGTAGGTTTTCTGACTTGCGGAATGGGCCTGTCCGGTCCAGGTATATCTGCAGTGTTCGTACAAGATCCAaactgtgcatcttctcctcccactccgaggaaggagaggggaagaaggtgggcaaggttatagtctggtttatattttccactgacggaaccttgggcagaaCGCCTTGAACAAacctgagctggactctgtctggaaaaaagattgtgtatggctctgacgccgccaaggcctggagctcacctactcgcttggcagatgtgattgccagcaaaaaggtcactttccaagagaggtacttgaagtccacCTCTGTCaagggttcaaatggagggccacatagcccttgcaggaccgcagctaagtcccattggggggccgggggccgtaccgggggtcggagcctagaggcccctttctggaattgccttataagaggattctgagacagtctagtccccaatagagcggataaagccgagacatgtactctcaaggtggctggggacaatcctttatccaacccttcttgtaaaaactccaggactgattcaatggatgatgtatcacactgcctcctggctccccaatccttaaatacttgagcgatcctctggtaactacgattagttgagtccgctctagagtgggccaatgttcttaagacggcctgggacaatcctctgtctccacgtacggtgcggtcaacctccaggcagtgaggttgaacctgtccagatcctggcagagctgactgtttagagttaccaggttttggacacacggaagcctccagtaggtccctcgactcattaacatgaggtgggtaaaccatgcccttttcggccagaacggcatgatgacaatggccaatgtctggtcctgcctgagtttcgccaacaccctgggaatcattggaatcggagggaaaacatatgctagtttgaagctccagggtatcgacagggcatcgatcgccaagggattgccgtcccggtacagggagcaaaatcgtcccaccttggcgttgtgttgggtggccatcagatccacctcggggagaccccatatcctggtgagctgttggaaaatttccggggacagagaccattcggctgttgttactagtcccctgcttagttgatctgccaggacgttgaggtggcctttgatatgtaccgctgacagccgggacaaattcttctccgcccaggaaaatatcaggtcggtcaccctcatcagggagggagacctggtgcctccttgtttgttgatatattgaacGGCCGTAGAATTGTCTGTccttactctgacagccttcccttggagatggggagtcagagtccgtagtgccagataaactgccgtaagctctcgccaattggaggagcgcGTTCTCTCCTGCTGGttccatgttccccgtattagggtctcccccagatgcgctccccagcctgtaagggagacatctgtggtcaacagggtccaggaggtctggaccgtggacctcccgtccttgagttgggaccaccattctagtgatcgacgggcactgatggaaagctggataggcttctgaagtcccaagGGACTGTGGTTctatactctcaggatctcgagctgtaaagggcgcatatgccatagagcccagggaactgcctcgatggtcgcggacatgagacctaggaccttcatcgctgtcctgattgtaaccttcctggttcgggataggtggtgaaccgctcgaccaatcttctccttccgaggagagggcagggagatcatcatactgagagaatccaagttgaaccctaggaattgaatccgggtagatggaaccactactgacttttgccagtttactagccaggccagctcgcttataaatgccactgtgatgctcaactgtgtggcgaggagctcccttgactgagcttttatcagccaaTCGTCTaaatatgggacaataaatatcccctggaggcgcagggcggctatgaccggggccactacctttgtaaagatGTGGGGGGCTAAggttataccgaacgggagagctgtaaactggaagtgatgtaatcttccgtttagatatgtggcaatccttaaatactttctgtgtggaggatagatggggatatggaggtatgcatccctcagatccaaggtgacgaatagatctcctggctgcagaaaggggagaaccgaccttatggtctccatccggaaccggaccttgcggataaattgatttacataccttaggtcgataatcatgcgccaccctccggtcgactttggcactagaaacacgggtgagtagacgccttgcccttgttcgtctagagggacgggttccaatgcagccttgtcgatatactccagcacagatctttgcagatgaagttgtttggtgccctgaagagggcgggtcctcctgcatctgtc contains:
- the LOC142210523 gene encoding uncharacterized protein LOC142210523, producing MRVFVVLALLFLTGTQARYPWQRDEPQSHAQHVREVIESYLTKVRDLGREAVSQAESSDLGKQLDLKITEKFDTLSSNALNLKKQINPYVDRLKEHISAELEKDIPLLREKIRPIIENFQKNWAEELKAFREKVTPLGDELKKQTKENLEAFYKKLQPVAEDYREKMRSKVDSLRADLAPYSDEVRQKIIQKLEELRANAGPKAEEYKAQISQYIETLKERFGPIAEDLKTRLLPHAEEAKAKLAKLWEAVRARLQQSA